The Salegentibacter mishustinae genome includes a window with the following:
- a CDS encoding TldD/PmbA family protein, whose protein sequence is MKRRKFVQLAGMGTGALMLPSYLMGSNVSAEALLHPGMDILTKRKLADVALNTAKSLGSTYADARIGRYLNQYVFTREDKVQNVVNTESFGIGIRVIANGTWGFASTNSVTEDGIMKATQQAVAIAKANSKIQKEPVKLAPVESHGEVSWKTPIKKDFKEVPVSEKVDLLLSANAAAMDNGANFVNSALFMVNEQKYFASTEDSYIDQDIHRIWPTFGVTAIDREAGKFKSRDAMSAPMGMGYEYMDGLESEKLEGPGGLRLYRNSYDMVEDATLAAKQAKEMLSAKSVEPGKYDLVLEPNHLGLTIHESVGHPLELDRVLGYEANYAGTSFATLDKWRSGDFQYGSDIVNLVADKTQPGSLGAVGYDDEGVKTKKWDLVRNGVLTNYQAIRDQVHMIDQNESHGCCYAQSWNDVQFQRMPNVSLEPGKEKYSINDMIKNVEKGIYIAGRGSYSIDQQRYNFQFGGTVFFEIKDGEIVGMLDDVAYQSNTQEFWNSCSKICDESDYRMFGSFFDGKGQPSQVSAVSHGSSTSRFDGVNVINTGRSV, encoded by the coding sequence ATGAAAAGAAGAAAGTTCGTTCAATTAGCCGGTATGGGTACAGGGGCTTTGATGCTTCCTTCCTATTTAATGGGAAGTAACGTTTCTGCCGAAGCACTTTTGCATCCCGGTATGGATATTCTTACCAAAAGAAAACTCGCCGATGTAGCGCTAAACACAGCTAAATCTCTTGGTTCTACCTATGCAGATGCCAGGATAGGCCGCTACCTTAATCAATACGTTTTTACGCGTGAAGATAAAGTTCAAAACGTGGTAAATACAGAGTCTTTTGGAATAGGAATTCGAGTAATAGCTAATGGTACCTGGGGATTTGCCTCTACCAATAGCGTTACCGAAGATGGGATTATGAAAGCCACACAACAAGCCGTTGCTATTGCAAAGGCAAATTCTAAAATTCAGAAAGAACCGGTAAAACTTGCTCCGGTAGAATCTCACGGGGAAGTTTCCTGGAAAACTCCAATTAAAAAAGACTTTAAAGAAGTTCCGGTTTCAGAAAAAGTAGACTTATTGCTTAGCGCGAATGCTGCTGCCATGGATAATGGAGCCAACTTTGTGAATTCGGCACTTTTTATGGTGAATGAGCAAAAATATTTTGCCTCTACTGAAGATTCTTATATAGACCAGGACATACATAGAATCTGGCCAACCTTTGGGGTTACTGCTATAGACCGTGAGGCTGGGAAATTTAAATCTCGTGATGCGATGAGCGCGCCTATGGGAATGGGTTATGAATATATGGATGGGCTGGAATCTGAAAAGCTGGAAGGTCCCGGCGGATTAAGATTGTATCGTAATAGTTATGATATGGTAGAAGATGCCACTTTGGCCGCAAAACAAGCTAAAGAAATGCTTTCTGCTAAATCTGTAGAGCCGGGTAAATATGATCTGGTTCTTGAACCAAACCACTTAGGATTAACTATTCACGAATCTGTAGGTCACCCATTAGAATTAGACCGTGTACTAGGTTACGAAGCCAATTATGCCGGGACTAGTTTTGCTACTTTAGATAAATGGAGATCTGGAGATTTCCAATATGGAAGTGATATTGTAAACCTGGTAGCCGATAAAACTCAACCGGGTTCCCTTGGTGCCGTAGGCTATGATGATGAAGGGGTGAAGACCAAGAAATGGGATCTTGTAAGAAATGGTGTTTTAACAAACTACCAGGCGATTCGCGACCAGGTACATATGATAGACCAGAATGAATCTCACGGTTGTTGCTACGCGCAAAGCTGGAATGATGTTCAGTTTCAACGTATGCCTAATGTTTCATTAGAACCAGGGAAAGAGAAATATTCTATAAACGATATGATCAAAAATGTGGAAAAAGGTATTTATATCGCCGGGCGCGGTTCTTATTCCATAGATCAGCAACGTTATAACTTCCAGTTTGGCGGTACCGTATTTTTCGAAATTAAAGATGGAGAAATTGTGGGCATGCTAGACGATGTAGCTTACCAGTCTAACACCCAGGAATTCTGGAATTCCTGCTCTAAAATTTGTGACGAAAGCGATTATCGTATGTTCGGATCCTTCTTTGATGGAAAAGGCCAGCCTTCGCAGGTTAGCGCTGTTTCCCACGGAAGTTCTACCTCCAGGTTTGACGGTGTAAATGTAATTAATACGGGTAGAAGTGTTTAA
- a CDS encoding arylesterase, which yields MRNLIRYSSILLMFLMFSCGENTEKKSEKNNTEEAQTETETQDSEKDVILFFGNSLTAGMGLEPSEAFPALIQNRLDSLDYDYEVINAGLSGETTASGKNRINWVLNQDVDVFVLELGANDGLRGIPLEETRKNLQDIINTVKDKNPKTKIVLAGMQIPPNMGEEYTTEFRNIFPELAEENNLELIPFLLEGVAGDPKLNQQDGIHPTAEGYEIVADNVWSVLEDVVEKE from the coding sequence ATGAGAAACTTGATACGTTATTCCTCGATTTTGTTAATGTTCCTGATGTTTTCCTGCGGAGAAAATACCGAAAAGAAATCAGAGAAAAATAACACTGAAGAAGCTCAAACTGAAACCGAAACCCAGGACAGTGAAAAAGATGTGATTCTTTTCTTCGGAAATAGCCTTACAGCAGGAATGGGTTTAGAACCTTCTGAAGCTTTTCCGGCTCTTATTCAAAATAGATTGGATTCCCTGGATTATGATTATGAGGTGATCAATGCCGGATTAAGCGGGGAAACTACCGCCAGCGGGAAAAACAGGATCAATTGGGTTTTAAATCAGGATGTAGATGTTTTTGTTTTAGAACTTGGAGCCAATGATGGTTTACGCGGAATTCCTTTGGAGGAAACCCGGAAGAATCTTCAGGATATCATTAACACCGTAAAGGATAAAAATCCTAAAACTAAAATAGTCCTGGCCGGAATGCAAATTCCTCCAAATATGGGAGAAGAATATACCACCGAATTCAGGAATATTTTCCCTGAACTTGCCGAAGAAAACAATCTGGAACTTATTCCTTTTCTTCTTGAAGGCGTAGCAGGAGATCCTAAGTTAAACCAGCAAGACGGCATTCATCCTACCGCCGAAGGTTACGAAATTGTAGCCGATAATGTGTGGAGTGTTTTGGAAGATGTGGTAGAGAAGGAGTAG
- a CDS encoding DUF58 domain-containing protein encodes MKQDYQQLLKPEIINSVSGLALIARVTVDGYLSGLNHSRRLGPGMEFSQYRGYEPGDDMRLLDWKMLARSGRYYIKQSEVETNVSVKFILDSSKSMQHEEDGITKMDYVRVLVASLAWLAQGQGDAVGLFALNDHDIHALYPQVQKKHFNRLLLELINIKLEGKWPNNAKAAEKLHDRRHKELIFFISDLHEESSELTNVITKLKTPRNEVVVLHLLGKNELEFDYKGSLTFEDLETGARMKIDAKEAKKQYLDSLEKSIKATKETMLANAITYQLLRLDEPIGEALQLLLKKRNNLM; translated from the coding sequence GTGAAGCAGGATTATCAACAGTTATTAAAACCCGAGATCATCAACAGCGTGAGTGGTTTGGCACTTATCGCCAGGGTGACGGTAGACGGCTATCTTTCTGGCCTAAACCACAGCCGAAGGCTGGGGCCCGGAATGGAATTTAGTCAGTATCGCGGTTATGAGCCGGGCGATGATATGCGCCTGCTGGATTGGAAAATGCTGGCCCGATCTGGAAGATACTACATCAAACAATCGGAGGTAGAAACCAATGTTTCGGTAAAATTTATTCTCGATTCCAGTAAGTCTATGCAACACGAGGAAGATGGAATCACTAAAATGGACTATGTTCGGGTTTTGGTTGCTTCTTTGGCCTGGCTCGCACAGGGGCAGGGAGATGCCGTGGGGCTTTTTGCATTGAATGATCACGATATACACGCTCTTTATCCACAAGTTCAAAAAAAGCATTTTAATAGGTTATTGCTGGAATTAATCAATATTAAACTTGAAGGAAAATGGCCTAACAATGCAAAAGCCGCTGAAAAACTTCACGATAGAAGGCACAAAGAACTTATTTTTTTTATTTCAGATTTACACGAAGAATCTTCAGAACTAACCAATGTGATCACCAAATTAAAAACTCCGCGAAATGAAGTGGTGGTTTTGCATCTTTTGGGTAAAAATGAATTGGAATTCGATTACAAGGGTTCGCTTACTTTTGAAGACCTGGAAACTGGTGCACGAATGAAGATAGATGCAAAAGAAGCCAAAAAACAATACCTGGATTCCCTGGAGAAATCGATTAAAGCAACTAAAGAAACTATGCTGGCTAATGCTATTACCTATCAACTTTTGCGGCTTGACGAACCAATTGGAGAGGCGCTTCAATTGCTATTGAAAAAACGCAATAATTTAATGTAA
- a CDS encoding TldD/PmbA family protein: MAIYTKEEARQIMEKALSFSTADACVINMGGSESGNIRYARNTVTTSGHRSNQTLAVEASFGKKSGTATVDEFDDESLESVVKRAEELAKLAPENPEFMAPLGPQTYDESVSFVESTANISPEYRAEVAAKSINPASEKDVTAAGFLNDSAGFSAMMNSSGLFAYNKSTDVDFTVTMRTNDGTGSGWVTRDYNDVKKFNPEEAAKVAIDKAVMSREARAIEPGKYTVILEPAASVDLLRNMSGAFNARTADEGRSFMSKDDGTKMGEKIVDERVNIWSDPLHPDVPTSTWNGEGMPLKKMKWIENGVVKNLAYSRYWAEQKGVDPVPYPSNFIMEGGDASREELIKSTKRGILVTRLWYIRSVDPQTLLYTGLTRDGTFYIENGEIRYPVKNFRFNESPIIMLNNLETLGEQVRINGNLIPYMKVRDFTFTSLSDAV, encoded by the coding sequence ATGGCAATATATACAAAAGAAGAAGCCAGGCAAATTATGGAAAAAGCATTGAGCTTTTCTACCGCAGATGCCTGTGTAATAAATATGGGAGGTAGCGAAAGTGGAAACATTCGTTATGCGCGTAATACGGTTACCACTTCAGGACACCGCTCAAATCAAACACTTGCAGTTGAAGCTAGCTTCGGAAAAAAATCTGGAACAGCAACTGTAGATGAATTTGATGATGAATCATTAGAAAGTGTGGTGAAAAGAGCTGAAGAATTAGCAAAACTTGCCCCCGAAAATCCAGAATTTATGGCGCCACTTGGCCCACAAACTTACGATGAATCTGTAAGTTTTGTAGAGTCAACGGCAAATATCTCTCCGGAATATCGTGCTGAGGTTGCCGCGAAAAGTATAAATCCTGCATCTGAAAAAGACGTAACCGCTGCCGGTTTTCTTAACGATTCTGCCGGATTTAGCGCGATGATGAATTCTAGCGGACTTTTCGCCTATAATAAATCTACCGATGTGGATTTTACGGTGACTATGCGAACTAACGACGGTACAGGTTCAGGCTGGGTTACCCGCGATTACAATGACGTTAAAAAATTTAATCCCGAAGAAGCCGCAAAAGTCGCTATAGATAAAGCAGTGATGTCTCGTGAAGCCAGGGCTATCGAACCCGGAAAATATACGGTGATTTTAGAACCCGCAGCTTCTGTAGATTTACTTCGTAATATGTCTGGAGCATTTAACGCCCGTACTGCCGATGAAGGCCGAAGTTTTATGTCTAAAGACGATGGTACCAAAATGGGAGAAAAGATAGTTGATGAGCGCGTAAATATTTGGAGCGACCCACTACATCCCGATGTACCGACTTCTACCTGGAATGGAGAAGGAATGCCACTTAAAAAGATGAAATGGATTGAAAATGGCGTGGTTAAAAACCTGGCTTATAGTAGATACTGGGCAGAGCAGAAGGGAGTAGATCCTGTACCTTATCCATCTAATTTCATTATGGAAGGTGGAGATGCTTCTCGAGAAGAACTTATAAAAAGCACCAAACGAGGAATCCTGGTAACCAGGTTATGGTATATTAGAAGTGTAGACCCGCAAACTTTGCTGTATACCGGACTTACCCGTGACGGAACTTTTTATATAGAAAATGGGGAAATAAGATATCCTGTGAAAAACTTCAGGTTTAACGAAAGTCCGATAATTATGTTGAACAACCTGGAAACACTTGGAGAACAGGTGAGAATCAACGGGAATTTAATTCCGTATATGAAAGTAAGGGACTTTACTTTTACCAGCCTTTCAGACGCAGTTTAA
- a CDS encoding DUF4159 domain-containing protein encodes MNSFFFTRLQYESGDWDVDQRMPSNLLNSLVEYTTLEVDTRENIVPLSSDEIFKCPFCYISGHKLVQFTAREKDNFEKYVKNGGFVFADDCNHDIDGLFAKSFERQMEEIFGPGELTKIPNDHEIYNVFFEFEDGPPTTSQELNGWGDDLVHEYLKAIVINGRIGVLYSNKDYGCEWDYDFRNKRFYKIDNTRFGVNIVMYALTS; translated from the coding sequence ATGAATAGCTTTTTCTTTACCAGGCTTCAATATGAATCGGGAGATTGGGATGTGGATCAAAGGATGCCCTCCAATTTGCTGAATTCCCTGGTGGAGTATACCACGTTAGAAGTAGATACCCGAGAGAATATTGTTCCGCTAAGCAGTGACGAGATTTTTAAATGTCCGTTTTGTTATATTTCGGGGCATAAACTGGTTCAGTTTACGGCCAGGGAAAAAGATAATTTTGAAAAATATGTAAAGAATGGAGGTTTCGTTTTTGCCGATGACTGTAACCACGATATCGACGGACTTTTCGCTAAATCTTTTGAGCGGCAAATGGAAGAGATCTTCGGCCCGGGAGAACTAACAAAAATTCCTAATGATCACGAAATTTACAATGTGTTTTTTGAGTTTGAAGATGGTCCGCCAACTACTTCCCAGGAACTGAATGGCTGGGGAGACGATCTGGTGCACGAATATTTAAAGGCCATTGTAATAAACGGAAGGATTGGCGTGCTTTACAGCAACAAAGATTACGGTTGCGAATGGGATTACGATTTTAGAAACAAACGATTTTACAAAATAGATAATACCCGTTTTGGGGTAAATATCGTGATGTATGCACTTACATCTTAA
- a CDS encoding ABC transporter ATP-binding protein: MAKILNVRNLEKSYSSGSKKLKVLQDINFEVEEQKTFAIVGPSGSGKTTLLGLCAGLDRPDSGSINLCGSELSTLGEDKRALLRNKHIGFVFQDFQLLPTLTALENVAVPLELQGNKDASKIGKELLTKVGLGDRIHHYPSQLSGGEQQRVALARAFSTRPSVLFADEPTGNLDTETGEKVEQLLFDLNKEAGTTLIIVTHDLELAEKTQHILRLKGGRIVENQVKHV; encoded by the coding sequence ATGGCAAAGATATTAAACGTTCGTAACCTGGAGAAAAGCTATTCCAGCGGATCAAAAAAACTAAAAGTATTACAGGATATCAACTTTGAAGTTGAAGAACAAAAAACCTTTGCTATTGTGGGACCTTCGGGAAGTGGAAAAACAACCCTTCTTGGACTTTGCGCCGGTTTAGACAGGCCCGATTCCGGTTCTATTAATTTATGCGGAAGCGAACTGAGCACGCTGGGAGAAGATAAAAGAGCTCTTCTTCGTAATAAACATATTGGATTTGTATTCCAGGATTTTCAGCTACTCCCTACGCTTACGGCTTTAGAAAATGTGGCCGTTCCACTAGAACTGCAAGGCAACAAAGATGCTTCTAAAATTGGAAAAGAATTATTAACAAAAGTAGGATTAGGAGATCGTATTCACCATTATCCTTCCCAACTTTCTGGCGGAGAACAGCAACGCGTGGCTTTAGCCAGAGCGTTTTCTACGAGACCTTCGGTTTTATTTGCAGATGAACCTACCGGAAACCTCGATACTGAAACCGGTGAAAAAGTAGAACAATTACTTTTTGACTTAAATAAAGAAGCAGGAACTACGCTAATTATCGTTACCCACGATCTTGAACTAGCCGAAAAAACTCAGCATATTCTTAGACTCAAAGGAGGACGAATTGTTGAAAATCAGGTAAAGCACGTATAA
- a CDS encoding BatA domain-containing protein, whose protein sequence is MFFLNPSFLWALLGLAVPVAIHLWSKKEGKTIKVGSLKFLEESDSQKSNSIKLNEFWLLLLRILLITILVFILAEPRLSYKSENSPITYLVEKSLLSSSEVKSLTDSLNNTAEVRFLETDFPEYQPEIVKDTLSESPNYWKLAKEMETLKTDSVVVFTNVFVSGIKGKRPEISKNIHWINLNPGTAKTNLVGAVKRGNEIEKISVISAAEIFKFQKGKQNLTTSEIKAEFRNIPVVELDTLQVQIYAEEEFQTESKYIKASLLALEKYLEQPIEILNFEEENFNSNSEEILIWLSEKSAPKTEGKVLVFRKDSLANSLIKKGNSKNEYYLTGDLNSENIVEEYFAEQLLEILNLYPEINKEAAKYDVRMMDLALLKPTFGEASESSKNRDGRDISKYLWILLIILILSERALARVRKQ, encoded by the coding sequence ATGTTTTTTCTAAATCCTTCATTTTTATGGGCTTTACTGGGACTTGCCGTTCCGGTAGCGATTCATTTATGGAGCAAAAAAGAAGGGAAAACCATTAAAGTTGGGAGCTTGAAATTTTTGGAAGAATCTGATTCCCAAAAGAGCAATAGCATTAAATTGAATGAATTCTGGTTGTTGTTGCTAAGAATCTTACTTATCACGATTTTGGTTTTTATCCTTGCTGAACCACGTTTAAGTTATAAAAGCGAAAATTCACCAATCACTTATTTGGTTGAAAAATCTTTGCTTTCTTCTTCGGAAGTAAAAAGCCTAACAGATAGTTTAAATAATACCGCTGAGGTTCGATTTTTAGAAACTGATTTTCCTGAATATCAGCCTGAAATTGTAAAGGACACTTTGTCTGAAAGTCCGAATTACTGGAAACTCGCCAAAGAAATGGAAACTTTAAAAACCGACAGTGTTGTGGTTTTTACCAATGTATTTGTTAGCGGTATTAAAGGAAAACGACCTGAAATCAGCAAAAATATCCATTGGATTAACCTAAATCCCGGAACTGCAAAAACCAATTTGGTTGGGGCGGTTAAAAGAGGTAACGAAATTGAAAAGATTTCGGTGATTAGCGCTGCTGAAATTTTTAAATTTCAGAAGGGAAAGCAAAATTTAACCACTTCAGAAATAAAAGCCGAATTCCGGAATATCCCGGTAGTGGAATTGGATACGTTGCAGGTGCAAATATATGCCGAAGAAGAATTCCAGACAGAAAGCAAATATATAAAAGCCTCGTTGTTGGCTTTGGAAAAATACCTGGAACAGCCTATTGAAATTTTAAATTTTGAAGAAGAAAATTTCAATTCAAATTCTGAAGAAATATTGATCTGGTTAAGCGAAAAATCTGCTCCGAAAACTGAAGGAAAAGTATTGGTATTTCGAAAAGATTCTTTAGCTAATTCACTTATTAAGAAAGGAAATTCTAAAAATGAATACTATTTAACCGGCGATCTAAATTCAGAAAACATTGTAGAAGAATATTTTGCCGAGCAGCTTTTGGAGATACTGAATCTTTACCCAGAAATTAATAAGGAAGCTGCAAAGTACGATGTACGAATGATGGATTTAGCGCTTTTAAAACCAACTTTTGGAGAAGCTTCAGAATCGTCCAAAAACCGTGATGGCAGGGATATTTCTAAATATCTGTGGATATTATTAATCATACTAATCTTATCAGAACGCGCTCTGGCAAGAGTTAGAAAACAATGA
- a CDS encoding ABC transporter permease, with the protein MSSNKTFKADFSWLFKMAWRDGKASGKKLMLFMASIVLGISAVVSIQSFGENLKDNISLQSKALMGADYKIDSDKLPNERVMQIMDSLGGAEAQEIKFASMAAFPQSEATKLMQVRGIEGGFPFYGELETQPANAAKRYQEEGAALVDATVMLHLGIKPGDSIKIGKVTLPIAGALNKVPGSTAIFSSVAPPVLIPYRFIEESGLVQTGSRIDYEFYFTAPSNTDMEKLDETLDPILDTEEADLDTHTSTSDRLGRRYENFGKFLNLVAFIALLLGCVGIASAIHIYIKEKLRAVAVLKCLGASRKQTFLIYLIQVAFMGLIGGIIGTALGLVLQQLFPWLLEGLLPVDVQISFSLPVILMGILLGILMSVLFALYPLIGTLYISPLQALRVIKEETKKSRKAIILVSLGIFLFIFLFSLWLLEDWRYSLAFVGGIIVTFSILAGVAYLFMQALRKYFPHNWGFVARQSLLNLFRPQNQTLTLVLAIGVGTFLISTLYFSKDLLLAQASIESQANSPNMILLDVQSDQQEAVAKTIRTNDLPVLDNIPIVTMRVQNIAGRPVNEIRKDTTSQINGWVLNHEFRVTYRDSLIASESIESGEWTAEAGDMSPVPISISNNFAEDAKVGVGDELIFNVQGVLLNTVVGSVRTVDWSRMQLNFSLVFPKGVLEDAPQFNVLTTKVPGEEKSAQLQQELVKEFPNVSIIDLRQVLSVIEEILGRISWIINFMAFFSILTGVIVLLGAIRTSKYQRIRESVLLRTLGAKGKQILNINALEYIYLGVLGGLSGVLLSLISSQLLAWLVFESPFTPSLIPFLVLFPGIVLLVLIIGLSNSLSVIRKPPLEVLRKEVT; encoded by the coding sequence ATGAGCAGCAACAAAACTTTTAAAGCGGACTTCTCCTGGCTCTTTAAAATGGCATGGCGTGATGGAAAAGCTAGTGGTAAGAAGTTGATGCTTTTTATGGCATCCATCGTATTAGGGATCTCTGCGGTAGTTTCTATTCAATCTTTTGGAGAAAATTTAAAAGACAATATCTCGCTGCAGTCTAAGGCTTTAATGGGTGCCGATTATAAGATAGACAGTGACAAACTACCCAATGAACGGGTAATGCAAATTATGGATTCGCTGGGCGGCGCTGAAGCTCAGGAAATCAAATTTGCATCTATGGCTGCTTTTCCTCAAAGCGAAGCCACAAAATTAATGCAGGTAAGAGGCATAGAAGGCGGGTTTCCTTTTTATGGGGAATTAGAAACTCAGCCTGCAAATGCTGCAAAAAGATATCAGGAAGAAGGAGCTGCTTTGGTTGATGCAACCGTAATGCTCCATTTAGGAATAAAACCCGGAGATAGCATCAAGATCGGAAAAGTTACTTTACCAATTGCAGGTGCACTTAATAAAGTACCCGGTAGCACCGCTATATTTAGTTCGGTAGCACCACCGGTACTTATTCCCTATAGATTTATTGAAGAGTCTGGTCTTGTACAAACCGGAAGCCGCATAGATTATGAATTCTATTTTACGGCGCCTTCCAATACCGATATGGAAAAACTGGATGAAACTCTGGATCCCATTCTTGATACTGAAGAGGCCGATTTAGATACACATACTTCTACCAGCGACAGGCTGGGAAGACGATACGAAAATTTCGGTAAATTTCTTAACCTGGTGGCCTTTATTGCTTTGCTATTGGGTTGTGTAGGGATTGCAAGTGCCATTCATATCTATATTAAAGAGAAGTTACGTGCCGTAGCCGTTTTAAAATGTTTGGGCGCGAGTAGAAAACAAACTTTTCTAATCTACCTTATCCAGGTAGCGTTTATGGGCTTAATTGGAGGGATTATAGGAACCGCCCTCGGGTTGGTTCTTCAGCAATTGTTTCCCTGGCTTTTGGAAGGCTTACTTCCTGTAGATGTACAAATCAGTTTTTCCTTACCGGTAATTTTAATGGGAATTTTACTGGGTATTTTAATGTCGGTTTTATTTGCTCTTTACCCTTTAATCGGGACGCTTTATATCTCTCCTTTACAGGCATTGCGAGTAATAAAAGAAGAAACTAAAAAATCGCGAAAGGCAATTATACTCGTTTCTCTGGGCATTTTTCTATTCATCTTTTTGTTTTCACTTTGGTTATTAGAAGACTGGAGATATTCTTTGGCTTTTGTAGGTGGAATTATAGTCACTTTCTCTATCCTGGCGGGAGTAGCTTACTTGTTTATGCAAGCACTGCGAAAATATTTCCCCCATAATTGGGGATTTGTAGCCAGACAAAGTTTACTAAACCTTTTTAGACCGCAAAATCAAACACTCACCCTTGTACTGGCTATTGGAGTGGGTACTTTTTTAATAAGTACGCTATATTTTAGTAAAGATCTTTTACTGGCCCAGGCTTCTATAGAATCCCAGGCCAATAGCCCAAATATGATTCTTTTAGACGTGCAAAGTGACCAACAGGAAGCTGTTGCCAAAACTATAAGAACTAACGATTTGCCGGTTTTGGACAATATTCCTATTGTGACCATGCGAGTACAGAACATAGCAGGGAGACCGGTTAATGAAATAAGAAAAGACACCACTTCCCAAATTAACGGATGGGTTTTAAATCACGAATTCCGCGTTACTTACCGTGATTCTTTAATTGCTTCTGAAAGTATTGAAAGTGGAGAATGGACGGCTGAAGCGGGTGATATGAGTCCCGTGCCGATCTCTATAAGTAATAATTTTGCGGAAGATGCTAAAGTTGGTGTTGGCGATGAATTGATCTTCAATGTGCAGGGTGTTCTGCTAAATACGGTTGTAGGCAGTGTGAGAACAGTTGATTGGTCACGAATGCAATTGAATTTCTCCCTCGTATTTCCAAAAGGTGTACTAGAAGATGCGCCACAATTTAATGTATTGACAACCAAAGTCCCGGGAGAAGAAAAGTCGGCTCAATTACAGCAAGAACTGGTTAAGGAATTTCCTAATGTATCTATCATAGATCTTCGGCAGGTATTAAGTGTTATAGAAGAGATTTTAGGAAGAATTTCATGGATCATTAATTTTATGGCATTTTTCAGTATTCTCACCGGAGTTATTGTTTTGTTAGGCGCCATAAGAACCAGTAAATATCAGCGAATAAGAGAAAGCGTTCTGCTGCGCACACTTGGTGCAAAAGGAAAACAAATATTAAATATTAATGCTTTAGAATATATTTATTTAGGAGTACTTGGAGGTCTTTCTGGCGTTTTATTATCATTAATCAGTAGTCAATTACTGGCCTGGTTGGTTTTTGAATCACCGTTTACGCCATCCCTAATTCCTTTTTTAGTTTTATTTCCGGGCATCGTACTGTTAGTTCTAATTATTGGACTAAGCAATAGTTTAAGTGTAATAAGAAAACCACCATTAGAAGTTCTACGCAAAGAAGTGACATAA
- a CDS encoding AAA family ATPase, with amino-acid sequence MDQQLADLDREVKMLTGKLKDLKTEIAKVIIGQEETVDQLLITFLAGGHALLEGVPGLAKTLMIRTLSQAIDLKFKRIQFTPDLMPSDIIGTEILEEDHTTGKKFFEFNKGPIFANIILADEINRTPPKTQAALLEAMQAFEVTYSGKTYELERPFFILATQNPIEQSGTFPLPEAQQDRFLFYIKIGYPTEIEENQILKHTTGSKKTTINPILSGAEILRLQQLVREVPISDELISYVNKLIRDTRPETSNNEFVKEWVNWGAGPRAGQAMILTAKARALQQGRLAVTPEDLEHCAYPVLRHRVIVNFKAEAEGITSDEVTRELLKSIIPAEKQENK; translated from the coding sequence ATGGATCAGCAATTAGCCGATTTAGACCGGGAAGTAAAAATGCTTACCGGGAAACTTAAAGACTTAAAGACCGAGATCGCCAAGGTAATTATTGGGCAGGAGGAAACCGTAGACCAGTTACTTATTACTTTTTTGGCGGGAGGGCATGCGCTTTTAGAAGGCGTTCCCGGTTTGGCGAAAACTTTAATGATAAGAACGCTTTCCCAGGCTATAGATTTAAAATTTAAAAGAATTCAGTTTACACCAGATTTAATGCCGTCTGATATTATTGGGACTGAAATTCTGGAGGAAGACCATACCACGGGAAAGAAATTTTTCGAATTTAATAAGGGGCCAATTTTCGCAAATATTATTCTTGCTGATGAAATTAACCGAACCCCACCAAAAACCCAGGCGGCGCTTTTAGAAGCTATGCAGGCGTTTGAAGTGACTTATTCCGGGAAAACCTACGAATTGGAACGTCCGTTTTTTATTTTGGCCACGCAAAACCCTATAGAACAATCCGGAACATTTCCTTTACCGGAAGCCCAGCAGGACAGGTTCCTTTTTTATATTAAAATCGGCTATCCTACAGAAATAGAAGAAAACCAAATTCTAAAGCATACCACAGGATCTAAGAAGACTACGATTAATCCAATTCTTAGTGGCGCTGAAATTTTGAGACTTCAGCAATTAGTGCGGGAAGTTCCTATAAGTGATGAGTTGATTTCCTATGTGAATAAACTCATACGGGACACTCGCCCTGAAACCAGCAATAACGAATTTGTAAAAGAATGGGTGAACTGGGGAGCAGGACCAAGAGCAGGCCAGGCAATGATCCTCACCGCTAAGGCAAGAGCATTACAACAAGGCAGGCTGGCTGTAACTCCAGAAGATCTAGAACATTGTGCTTACCCGGTTTTGCGACATAGAGTAATCGTAAATTTTAAAGCGGAAGCCGAAGGAATAACTTCAGATGAAGTAACCCGAGAATTGCTAAAATCAATAATACCGGCAGAAAAACAAGAAAATAAGTAA